Sequence from the Equus asinus isolate D_3611 breed Donkey chromosome 5, EquAss-T2T_v2, whole genome shotgun sequence genome:
TCATTGGTTGGACAATTGGAATCGGTGACTCTAGCATCTCCCCTTATATCAGGTGGGGAAACAGGGCTGGGGGAGTGAGTCAGGCAGAGTCCCGACAGGTGCCGAGATGGGGGGAGGTCTTGCAGTTCTTGAATCCTTGTGTCTCTTTCACTGGGGCTCATTTTATCCCAGTGTGTAAGGAAAGAACACTTCCTAGAACACCTTAAAGGCCCCCAACTCTCGGTACGACCCAGGACGAGTCCGTCCTCTTTTTGAGTCTCGGGgtggcttcctcctctttgaaatgGGCCTTTGCGGAGAGATGGTGAGGACTCAAGGCAGGCTCAGAGCCCTCAGCCCCCTCTGCCCACCAAGCCCCTCACCCTGTGATCTTGACCGAGTGGGTCCCATGCCGGCGGTAGCGTTCCGGCCTCCCATGGCTCACTGGCGTGTGGCTGTAGACGCCGCCCTGGTACAGGAAGAAGTCCTCGTGCACCTCCATGAGGGCTGTGGGCAGAGGTCAGAGTGGGGCTGGCTCCGCCCGTTAGCACGGGCACCCATGCCCAGGCCCCAGGGCACTCATCCTCTCTCGGGAGCAAGACTCGAAGTGCCTCCTCCGGTGCTGCTCGAGAGAAGGGGACAAGATCCCCCACTCCCGGCCCCAGGGGACCTGCTGCTCAATGCCATACAGATTGCTTGTGCTGCTGTGCCCAGTCTCAAGCAGGCACGAGCTTCTGGAaccagggggcaggaggaggggcatTTACCTTGGACAGGGCCGTTCTCCATCAGCTCCTTCATGATCTCCTTCTCCTGGAGGGAggcggtggggaggagaggaTTCATCATGGGGGAGGCTCCAGCCTGTGGCTAACCTCCCAGCTCTCCGCCCTCTGCCCCCCACCCAAGCGCAGACTTACACTGGAGCCGAGGCGGTAGGCAGGAGTGACCTGGTAGATGTCATTGGTGTGGACACGGCTATTGGGACAGTGGGCAGTGGCCTGGCGCTTGCCCCGACCCATGGCCCGACTGTGCATCATGCagcggggggcggggccagccTCATCCCGCTCACGACCGGAGAAGGGGTAGCAGTGGTCAGACACAACCCTggtggggcagcaggagggagcgACAGCAGAGTGAGCACGGTGCGGCCCCGCCCGGGCCTGGCCTGCAGGATGCTTCCTAAGAGCCCCGCTTCGTGCCCTCGTACCCTGCCCACTGCCCCCTGCTGCTCACCCTCTACGTCGCAGGAACCACCAGGCGCCATCAAGATGCCCGCCGCGGCAGCCCTGCTGGTTGTGCGTGTCACAAGACAGCAGGTTCTGGGGTGACAGGACGGGTGTCATGTGCCCCAGAGAATGGATTGAGACGCGATCCGATGCCACggctggtgggggaggcagaggggccaTCAGGGGGCTCAGGCCTTGGTGCCCCTTTCCCACCACGCCAGCCCCCGACCTTGGACAGACCTGCAGTGGAGAATGCCCAGGAGCCCGCACAGTTGCCCTGGTCGAGAGGCTCATGAATCAGGTTGGGCCACTTCTCAGAGGCCTCGAAGGCTGTGGGTAGCACCTCCCCTGGGCCCAGCACCGTCTGCAAAGCAAAGGTCATTctgtctgcctcctgcctctgacCCGACCTGACCCTCAGGAGCCTGGTGGCATGGGAGGGCTACCAAGAGTCCAGGGCCTCCTGCAGCCCTCCTGATCCTGAGCCCTCTTGCTGAGAGATTCCAGCAGCCTCCACGCTGACTCAAGTGGAAGATCCAGGCACCATTTAGTGCCTCTCTAGTGTCAGGTAGCGGGTGACTAGTTTTAAAGATGGGACAACGGAGGCCAGGAACAGGGAAGTGGCCAGGCCAAGGTCACCCCGCTTTCCAGCCTCAACTTGTGCCTCATTCCTGCTTTGCGGCTTCTGATCTGCCTCATCCTTCTTCCCACCAGGACCTTGGGCTTCAGGCCCCaaagggcaggggagggaagaagcAGAAAGGTCTCGTGACCAGGCAGGCTGCCAAGGTAAACAGCAGGAGGCAGAAAATAGCAGAGGCCCAGGGGAGTAAGGGCAGGGGCAGGGTCTGGTCACCCCAGCCTTCAGCTGAAGTCCCTCTGCAGGGAGGGCCACTCTGGCCAGCAGCTGCCTCCTCCTTGCCCACCACTGATGGATGGAGCCTCCAGCATGTGCCCCAGCCCTGTCCCACTGAAGCGTCCCTTCTTTACCCTTTGACTGTTCTGGGTCTGGTTTCATTTCTCCTCCTAGAGGGTCCCCCTGGTGGGAAGGAAgaagccccctcctccctcagttCTACTGAGTCGGCGTTTGTTTCCGAGAATTGCTGCTCTctggccagagctggaggagtATCTGTCCCTCCTTCTCAAAATACCAAAGTGACCTCCTGGCCCCTTGGGCCCTGACCCAGCCATACTGGGACCAACAGCATTTTTCCCAGGctggggaggccagggagggacTGATGCTGGGACCACAAATCTCAGAAGCTGAGCATCAGTTCTTCCAATGCAGCACATTTTTTTATAGGCAGGAACTaaaggcccagagaaggggagTGACTTGCTCAGCGGCACACAGCCTTTTGGTGGGAGATAGGCCTAGGCCCTTGGAGGAACAGGGCACAGAGTGCAGGGGCCCTGGGGTCCTAGGCCATGGGGAGATGGCAGGATTGTGGGCAAGGATGGACTTACGTGAATCTCATTCATGCTGGTGACGGAGGAAGAGGGGCGGATGGTGCCCAGGCGGTAGCGAATACCCTCATCCAGGGTCATGCCCCAGAAGGCACTGTGGTTCCCAGCCCTCCAACTGAAAGAGAGGGGATGGAAGTCACAGACCTGCCAAGGTTGGGGGTCCTGGAGGTACACGCATGTGGGTGGAAGAGACACATATTGGCTAAGTGTACAGATGAATAAGATGGGAGTGTGGGTGTGCCCGGCAGGGCATGCATCTCGGGCGGCACGTATGCGTGTGGTACATGCTCGTGCATGCGTGCCCACCGGGGCATCGCCAGGGCCTCTCACCCGTAGTTGCCCTGGTTGATGGCGTTGATCATGTCTTGGTCCACCAGGCATGGCTCCTGGTCACACTCCCACTGCCCTTTCTCCTGGCACGTGCTGGGACAacgggagagaaggaagaggtgagTGCGGGCTGGCACCCTGCGAAGGGAGGAGGCCTCAGAGGCCAACAGGAGCCCCGGATTCTGCACCAGCGTCCATGGGAAGACCCCTAGCGGATCCCCTGTGGCCTGGTGGCTTTAAATGTCAACTTCACGTTCACGATTCTCAAGTTTGTATCTGCTGCCTGATCTCTCCCCAGACTCCAGATTCAAGAATGTTGCTGCCACTCGTCTTCACCACGGGGGTGTCTACCAACAGGTCAGACTGGACACATCCCAACCCGAATTCCTGACTCCCTCCTCCCATGCCTGATCCTCCCCGAGTCTTCAGAAAATGGCCACTCCATCCTTGCTGgagctcaggccaaaaacctggGAGTCACCCTGGACACTTTCTCCCACGTGCCGATCCAATTCATCGGCAGATCCTCTTGGCTCTCCCTTAAaaacacacccagaatccaaaccacgTCTCATTCCTTCCTGCAGCCACCGTGGTCCACTCACCCTTCACCTGGGTTACGCTGCTGCCTCCTCACTGTTCCCCCCGCTTCTGCCCTGTACCCTCTGCCAGTACATTATTAACACCGCTGCCAGAGTGATCCTGTTAAACCCGAGTCATATCATGTCATTCCTCTGCCCAGAACCCTCCACTGGCCGCATGTCGCAGGATAAGAGCCAAGTCCTTTCCGTGCTGCCAAGGCCCTGCATGATCTGTCCTCTTGTTCCCTCTCTGACCCTCTCCTTGTCCTGGTTCCTGTGGCCCcagccaggctggccccctgactGTTCACACCAGCcgtgctcctgcctcagggcctttgagcGGCTCCTCCTCCATCATCCCCACGGCTCACTCTCACATCTTGCAAGTCCTTATTCCAATGTTACCTTCTCAGGGAGGCCTGCCCTGGCCACCCCATCTTAAAGTTCAACATCTTCCACCCTTTCTAGCCTgcttccctgttttatttttctccttagcatgTCATCGCTATCTGACATAGtatatatttagttatttataGTGCTTATAACTGTTTCCTCATACACTCTGAGGTCCTTGAGGTCCAGTATTGTTTGGTATCTTTAGTGCCTAGAAAACAAAACCTAGGATATAGCAGtcacccaataaatgtttgttgaatgactgaatgaatggagGCAATATACAGAAGTGACTAAAACCACGGGTTCTGAAATGCAAATCCTAGGTTCTGATCTTAGCTGACCGGTCATGTGTCCTCGGGtaagttatttaaactctctctCCCTCGATGTTCTTGGCTGTAAAATGAGGACGATAATAGTACTACCTTCCAGGAATTAAATAGCAGGCttgtaaaatatttagcacagggcctggcccatctTAAGTGCTCAAGAACTGTTATCTACTATTATTGTTCTCATGACAGGAACCCCGACCCCCCCTCTTGAGTTTCACTCATGTCCAACTGGCCTCCTGACACTCTCTGAGTGTGCAAAAGGCATCTGAAACTGAAAATAGCCAAAACTGCCCCCCCCAGGCCTGctccccctccaccctccactcAGAAAATGGCACCGCCCAGCTGTTCAAGCCAGAGcctcaccccccgcccccaatgCCATCAGCAGGTCCTGGGACACACATCACAGAAGGCTCTGAATCCATCTTTCTCCCACCCCTGCACTGCCACCCCCTACTCCGGTCCCGTGTCACCTCTCGCCTCACCCTGGCGATGGCTTCCTAACCAGGCTCCCTGCCTCTTCGAGATCCCCACAGCACCCCCACAATCCATTCCCTACCTCCTCTGAAGCCAGAGACATCTCTGAAGAATGCGAGTCAGACTGTGTGCTCACTGAGTGGCTTCCCATGACACTCAGAACAGAATACAAAGTCCTCTGCACAGCTTTTGAGACCCATGGGATGGGCCCTGCGCCTCCTCGGGACCTCTCTCCCCATTTCGCAGCTCCAGCTGAAGTGAGCTGGGGCCCACTTCCCAGCCTGGGCCACTTGTCCCCTAGTCCATCCATCTCCCTGGTATCAGCATAAATGTCTCTTCCCGAGGGGCCTTCCCTCACCCTCACCCGCCTCTAAACTGGGACACCGTTCTTCTGTTTTCTCCCGTCACACGTCTAACAGGTGGTAATGACATGTTTATCTGCGTGCGTGGTCCTTCACCTTTAGACTGGAAGCCCCAGTGCAAGGAGGGGACTGTCTGGTGCATTCTGGCTGAATCTCCTTGacgcagcacagtgcctggcacatagtaggcctttAATAAGTAGGTGTCATCTCAACAGTTGAATTCTACGCTGCTTTTACAAGCTCATAACTCTGCTATTACAAGATGCTAAACTGTGTCGTTCCAAGCCTGCCCAAGGCTCCCGCCTCCCATGTTGCCTTTTAAGGAGGCTCAAGGGGAACCTTGTATGGCTGGGCTCTCCAGCCCCAGGAGACTATGGGGGAGGGGGGCTCCCCAtgtccttcccttccccatctgGCTCTCCAAACAACTTTGGAGGGCTCACACAGCCTGGAAGGTCCACAGACACTGCCCCCCACCCTCACTCAGGTGTGGGGCACTGCAGGGAACACAGTTGCCCAGAGCTGGCCTGGAGGGGGAGGTCAGTCCTTTCCTGCCACCTCCCCctatgtccccagggctgccCAAGCAGGTCTGGACAGGGCTGGTGGCTGCAGGTCCCAGCATTCCAGAAGGGGCCTGGGTGGCTGGGCCCCAGGGACCGGAGGGGGAGGGAGTTAACCCCTCGGAGTCCAGAGGCATCCTGTCAGGGCCGGCAGAACCACATCCATCTTCCTGAACATACACGCACTCACGCCACACACCCGCACACACATTCCCTCACCAGACACACGCTGAAACGCATGAGTCCTCACTCTCCCTGTGACCCAGGCACCCCTCAGGCCAGCGAGGCAATGGAAACAGCTTGTGCGTAATGCATTCCAAAACAATCCGTCCTCCCCGGGGCCTCTCAGTCCCAGGCAAGGAGGGCACGGGGTGGAGTGGGTGCGGGGCTTCCTCCTCTGAGTCGTGGGGTCCCCATTCTCTCCATTCGGGCATTCAAGGCTTCTGACCcaacccttctccacttcccaGCTCAGGCCTCAGATCAGAGTAGGGGGCACTCCGACCCCTTCGGCTTCCTGGCAGGGAGGGGTGTGGGGGGCACATTCCAGGGAAGGTCCTACTACAGGCGGGCCAGCCTCCAGCTCGGCCATCCCTGACCCTCGTCCGGTCCAGGGCAGCGGATGCTGCAGTCAGAGGTTTCCTTCCTGGCGCCCCCTTCTCGGACTCTCCCATGACACAGAgaaaggtggggaggggcagcagccCAGCCCGAGTCAAGAAGGGCAGGAAAGGCTGCACCAGGTCAGGGCTGCACCTCGGGCCAGGTATCCATGGTTGACCGCTCCTGGGGAATGTCGTTATGTAAGTTTACACGGTCAGTGTgaaaattcccattttatagatgaggaaactgaggttcatagAAGGGAAAGGTCTTGCCTCCAGCAAGTAAGTGATAGGGATAGGATCTGAACCAAGTCTACTGGCTACAAGGCCCACAAGACAAGCCCCCTCCAAGCTCCAAACACTCACCAACGGTTACAGTTGTCCCAGTAGGTTCCCAAGACTGGATAGACACGACCCCTGTGCACACATCCTGGTgggagagaagagcagaagagAAGTGGAACCGAGACCGGAGATAATGGGCAGAGATGGCCAGGTCCTCAGAGGTCAGGTGCCCCAAATTCTCCCAAACACGCACGTATACACGCACACTGACCCCAGCCCTCACTGAAACCGAAGCCAAACTATAACTTGAGACATCTCCTGCAGGGTCACACCCCAACTGCTACTTGGGAAGTTCTTCAATGACTCTAACTTGGATCCCTCTTGCTTCACTTGGATGGCAGCCCACAACATTCCTTGGATTCTTTGCCATTTAAGTGAGTTGGGGCTTGGAGatggggagtgggtggggcatggggaagctgagacccagagaaggtaagtgactcCCCAAAGATAACACAGCACTTTGGGATGACAACCCAGGTAGGCAGTCTCACGCCCATGGCCCCATGGAATTGTGGGAAGGAATTCAAGTGATTCTCGGAATGAACAGGGGCAAGCGCAGAGGAAAGCATGGCGGTGAGGGCTGAACACATTTGACCCACCTCCCAGGTGTGACCAGCCATCTCAGGGATAGAGAATCCTGGGCAAAGGCAAAGGAATGGTTAAGAGGACCCTGACCAACCCCTGCGTGTTTTATCAGCCTGAGGGTGAGTCAGCAGGCGGGGCCAGCACCTTCCATATCCAGAATGGAGACGGGACTCGGAGAAAGGGCAGGAGGCTGCCCTTCTCCTGGGCCCGCTTAGAATCCCACTGACCAAGGATCTCCTCTCTTTCAGTCTTGCTGTAGAGATCCAAGGTAGACCAGAGCAGGGACTTTCCAGAGGTGCAGAGAGTGGGGCGGGGTCTCTCCCAGATTCTACAAAGCCTCCCCTGGAAATGTCACTGCATCGGCCTTGCTCCTGAGCCTTGCTGAGTTTGGGGCTGACAAAGTGACCCACCCTCCTGGCCGTGTGGTGCCCACCTTGGACGGGGGGAAAGGGGGGCGGCACCCCGAGGCAGAAGTCCCAGAAGTCAGGGCAGCAGTCGGAGACGGTGCGGTTGCAGAAGAGGTCACAGTAACAGGTAACACCCAGGTAGGGCAGGGCGCACTCGTCGGCACGGCCGCGGCAGCACAGGTCCTGCTCCTGGCAGTACCGGCCGCCTGCATCCCGGATGCCCCGCAGGTGCAGAGCCGGTGCTAGCTCCCGGCGCCCACGACCCCGCCGGGCACCCAGGGCCAACTCGCCAGCcagcagcaacaacagcagcagcCCCAGTGGACATCGCCACATGGTGCCTGCTGGGCCCAGggagggcagaggtcaggggTCAGAGGTGGTAGGCAGCAGAGAATCCCTGGCACCCCAGGGACTGATCTTGGCTTCGTGGGGCTGCGAGTCAAGAGGGTTCAGCAGGGTCAGAGACCCTGATTCCTGCGTCCCCAGGCAGAGGAGGCACAGTTTATGTGCCCTGGCTTACAGGGGGAAGGGGACTGGGCGAGAAATGACGCCCCTCCCTGACCTGCCTGGGGACCATCACAGACTGGGGACTGTGGCATTCTTGGTGCCCCCACTCCACACCCATACTTGGGACCTCAGGTCTCCTCTCCTGTCCTGGGTCCCTCTGCCCCACCCTCAGCCTCCACTCCTGACAAGGGTCCTTAACTCTGTGTGGAGGGCCGCCCTCTCTCCTGTTCCTCTCCGTGTCCTTCTGCCCCCCtccactctccctctctgccaTCCGTTTTGGTCCCTCTGCTtgtcccccctcctcctctctgttccttctttctaCGCCTCTCCCCCCTGAGCAGGGGAGCGTCCCTACCTGGTGAGGGGAGTGGGCTGGGCCCGGGCTGCCCCGCGCGCCTGCGCCTCCTGGCTCCGGCGCCGCCGCCGGCCGGACACTCAAAGTCAAGTGAGGATCGCGGGGCGGGACCGCCTTTTGTACCGTCCCGCCCGCCGC
This genomic interval carries:
- the TINAGL1 gene encoding tubulointerstitial nephritis antigen-like, which translates into the protein MWRCPLGLLLLLLLAGELALGARRGRGRRELAPALHLRGIRDAGGRYCQEQDLCCRGRADECALPYLGVTCYCDLFCNRTVSDCCPDFWDFCLGVPPPFPPVQGCVHRGRVYPVLGTYWDNCNRCTCQEKGQWECDQEPCLVDQDMINAINQGNYGWRAGNHSAFWGMTLDEGIRYRLGTIRPSSSVTSMNEIHTVLGPGEVLPTAFEASEKWPNLIHEPLDQGNCAGSWAFSTAAVASDRVSIHSLGHMTPVLSPQNLLSCDTHNQQGCRGGHLDGAWWFLRRRGVVSDHCYPFSGRERDEAGPAPRCMMHSRAMGRGKRQATAHCPNSRVHTNDIYQVTPAYRLGSSEKEIMKELMENGPVQALMEVHEDFFLYQGGVYSHTPVSHGRPERYRRHGTHSVKITGWGEETLPDGRTLKYWTAANSWGPAWGERGHFRIVRGANECDIESFVLGVWGRVGMEDMGHH